A single window of Actinoallomurus bryophytorum DNA harbors:
- a CDS encoding AMP-binding protein gives MSTPYDERPWLRFYAEGVPANVQIPDVPLTYLLDASAERFPNRKALMFFGRSMTYARLLSEVNRFAGALRRIGVRKGERVAMILPNCPQEVIAFYAILRIGAIVVPTNPLYTASELRHQLADSGARVVIVFDKAYETLIEAMPGTGVQQVVVTSLTDYLPFVKRELLKLPLAKARRLLSELSTEVPETAGVLWFDDLLKEGPDSPQQTPVDPIRDLAVLQYTGGTTGRPKGAMLTHRNLVANAHQTTAWDPGIRPGHDVNLAVVPLFHVFGLTFCLTCTTLIGGMVILIPRFDLDLVLDAVRKHKPTLFPGVPPIYQQLAAAPESKKAGVGDIRTSVSGAMKLARTTVEAFKIGTGGQLVQGYGMTETSPVLMANPLDGNARHVSVGAPLPGTEARIVDENDPRRVLPIGYPGELIVRGPQVFAGYWNQPAETAETLSRDGWFRTGDIAVMSPDGFFTLIDRKRDVVIVDGFNVYPSEIENVLSAHPGVGEAAVVGVPDSAHGEVVSAYIIPRDPNLVPTREELTEYCAHHLAEYKVPAYIEIRPTLPRNMLGKVLRRVLREENAMT, from the coding sequence ATGAGCACTCCCTACGATGAACGGCCGTGGCTTCGGTTCTACGCCGAAGGCGTACCGGCCAACGTCCAGATACCCGACGTGCCGTTGACGTATCTGCTCGACGCCTCCGCCGAGCGGTTTCCGAACCGCAAGGCGTTGATGTTCTTCGGGCGCTCGATGACGTACGCGCGGCTGCTGAGTGAGGTCAACCGGTTCGCCGGGGCGTTGCGGCGCATCGGCGTCCGCAAGGGCGAGCGCGTGGCGATGATTCTTCCGAACTGTCCCCAGGAGGTCATCGCCTTCTACGCGATCCTGCGGATCGGGGCCATCGTGGTCCCCACCAACCCGCTCTACACCGCGTCGGAGCTGCGCCACCAGCTCGCCGACTCCGGCGCACGAGTGGTCATCGTCTTCGACAAGGCGTACGAGACGCTCATCGAGGCCATGCCGGGCACGGGCGTCCAGCAGGTGGTCGTCACCTCGCTCACCGACTACCTGCCGTTCGTCAAGCGTGAGCTGCTGAAGCTTCCGCTGGCCAAGGCGCGCAGGCTGCTCTCCGAGCTGAGCACCGAGGTGCCCGAGACGGCGGGCGTCCTGTGGTTCGACGATCTGCTCAAGGAAGGGCCGGACAGTCCCCAGCAGACACCGGTCGACCCCATCCGTGACCTGGCCGTCCTGCAGTACACGGGCGGTACGACCGGCCGTCCCAAGGGTGCGATGCTCACGCACCGCAACCTCGTCGCCAACGCGCACCAGACCACCGCCTGGGACCCGGGGATCCGCCCCGGCCATGACGTGAACCTCGCCGTCGTGCCGCTCTTCCACGTCTTCGGGCTGACGTTCTGCCTGACGTGTACGACGCTGATCGGCGGCATGGTCATCCTCATCCCGAGGTTCGACCTCGACCTCGTGCTGGATGCCGTACGCAAGCACAAGCCGACACTGTTCCCCGGCGTTCCCCCCATCTACCAGCAGCTCGCCGCGGCGCCGGAGTCGAAGAAGGCCGGCGTGGGCGACATCCGTACCTCGGTGTCGGGCGCCATGAAACTCGCCCGTACGACCGTGGAAGCCTTCAAGATCGGTACCGGCGGGCAGCTCGTCCAGGGGTACGGGATGACCGAGACCTCGCCCGTCCTCATGGCCAACCCGCTCGACGGGAACGCCCGCCACGTCTCGGTGGGCGCGCCGCTTCCCGGCACCGAGGCGCGCATCGTGGACGAGAACGACCCGCGGCGCGTCCTCCCGATCGGCTACCCGGGAGAGCTGATCGTACGGGGGCCGCAGGTGTTCGCCGGCTACTGGAACCAGCCCGCGGAGACCGCCGAGACCCTCTCACGCGACGGCTGGTTCCGTACGGGCGACATCGCCGTGATGAGCCCGGACGGCTTCTTCACCCTCATCGACCGCAAGCGCGACGTCGTCATCGTCGACGGCTTCAACGTCTATCCATCCGAGATCGAGAACGTCCTGAGCGCCCATCCGGGCGTGGGGGAGGCCGCCGTCGTCGGCGTTCCCGACTCGGCGCACGGCGAGGTCGTCAGCGCGTACATCATCCCGCGCGACCCGAATCTGGTGCCCACGCGCGAGGAGCTCACGGAGTACTGCGCGCACCACCTCGCCGAGTACAAGGTGCCCGCGTACATCGAGATACGCCCGACGCTGCCGCGCAACATGCTCGGGAAGGTCCTTCGCCGCGTCCTCCGCGAAGAGAACGCGATGACCTGA